The nucleotide window GATCACCGACCCTCCGGGACGGTCCTTCATCGAGGCGTTCCACGCCGCCTTGGTCCAAAACAGCGGGCCCCGCAGGTTCACCTCCACGATCTTGTCGAACTGCGGCGCCTCGATACTCAACGTCGGGCCCATGTGGGGGTTGGTGGCGGCGTTGTTCACCAGAATGTCGATGCCGCCAAAGCGTTCTACGGTGGCGTCGACGCACGCCGATGCGGCATCGAGATCGCCGGCGTTCGCCGCGAACACGGCGACCTCGCCGGGCATCTGCGCCGCCGCCGCTTCCAACGCGTCGATCTTGCGTGAGGAGATCATCACCTGCGCTCCGGCAGCGGCGAAGGTCGCCGCGATTGCCCGACCGATCCCCTTCGATGCGCCCGTGACGAGCGCGACCTTTCCATCGAGGCGTAGTTCCATGGGCGCACGTTACCCGCTCCGCTTCGGAGATAGCCTCGCCGAATGCACGTGCACCAACCCCGCCGCGAACGACCGGCGTCCCGGCACCGATGAAGCACAAGCTGTTCGCACTCCTCGGCGGCACGATCGCACTGGTCGTCGTGGTGATCCTCGCGTTGTCGATCCTCGCCCAACGGACCCAGATGGTGCCCAGCGGTCCGCCGCCGACGCTTCCTTCCGGCGCCGAGCAGTTCTCGGTCATCCGGGCCTTCGCCGACGAGGTCGCCTGGAACCGCCCCGCGGCCGAGTTCGGGGCATCGACCCGTTTCGCGCAGTACGCCGAGCGGTTCTGGAACTACGGCAGCTTCGGCGGGTGGGACGACCCAGACAAACGCGGAGCGCTCGACGTCCGCTTCGGCGACTACTCGATGCCGATCTACGACGCCCGCGAGGCCACCGGCACCAAGTCGGTCTACATCGCCAACTTTGGCTATCCGCCCTACGCCGGCTACCACGTGGAGATTCCGTGGAACGACCACTGGGAGCCATCCTCCGGAAACGACGCCATGATGATCGTGGTCAATCCCGACACCGGCGAGGCGTGGTCGACCTGGCTGCTGTTGAAGTCGAACCCCTCGACGTGTCTCACCCCGAGCAACATCGCCGCCGGGTTCAGACCGTTCTCGGACCTCTGCGCCGGTGGGGCGTCACGCCTCGACAACGCTGATGGATCGGTCGGCGATTTTCGGACCTGGAACAGCTACGACAGCGAACGAGGTGCCGGCCTCCCGAAACTCGCGATGCTCACGACCCCCTACGAGGTGCGCGCCGGGGCCATCGACCACGCGCTCGCGCTCACCGTGTTCAACCCCATGTTCGGCCCGACGTGCACGACCGACACCATCGACACCGCCGCCGCCGGCGACTCGTGTGGGTTCTACGTTTCCCCGGCCACCCGAATGGAATGGCCCGAGACCG belongs to Microthrixaceae bacterium and includes:
- a CDS encoding SDR family oxidoreductase, coding for MELRLDGKVALVTGASKGIGRAIAATFAAAGAQVMISSRKIDALEAAAAQMPGEVAVFAANAGDLDAASACVDATVERFGGIDILVNNAATNPHMGPTLSIEAPQFDKIVEVNLRGPLFWTKAAWNASMKDRPGGSVINISSIGGLSVESSIGNYNVSKAGLIHLTRTLAKELAPTVRVNAIAPGLVKTDMARALWEQGEEAIASMIPARRLGETDDIANAALFLASDAASWVCGHTLVVDGGMLL